From Equus asinus isolate D_3611 breed Donkey chromosome 14, EquAss-T2T_v2, whole genome shotgun sequence, one genomic window encodes:
- the SSC4D gene encoding scavenger receptor cysteine-rich domain-containing group B protein isoform X2 yields the protein MGPSERSSTSWTPKEAEMCIGSQLDEKSRGWRPGDGSITPPLPPALSFLFLLPLASALQLTPLPFPELRLVGGPSRCQGRLEVLHGGSWGSVCDDDWDVVDANVVCRQLGCGLALPVPRPLAFGQGRGPILLDNVECRGQEAALSECGSRGWGVHNCFHYEDVAVLCDEFLPTQTPTRKVLTSKAPSTTSQNGKGEGSVRLVGGAGPCQGRVEILHGGLWGTVCDDDWGLPDAAVVCRQLGCGAALAATTNAFFGYGTGHILLDNVHCEGGEPRLAACLSLGWGVHNCGHHEDAGALCAVLGLPTLAALPPSATREDWAWHTQPEATGVGALPSRETALFTTPAWAMGKKSRRLRLVGGPGPCRGRVEVMYAGGWGTVCDDDWDFADARVACREAGCGPALGATGLGHFGYGRGPVLLDNVGCTGTEARLSDCFHLGWGQHNCGHHEDAGALCSGPEELVLQVQQDGSETTWVPTPRPRDDRNN from the exons ATGGGACCATCTGAAAGGTCGTCCACCAGCTGGACGCCAAAGGAAGCAGAGATGTGCATTGGTTCCCAGCTGGATGAGAAGAGCAGGGGGTGGAGGCCAGGAGACGGGAGcatcacccctcccctccccccagccctctccttcctctttctcttgccGCTGG CCAGCGCCCTACAGCTTACTCCACTGCCCTTTCCAG AGCTAAGGCTGGTGGGGGGCCCGAGCCGGTGCCAGGGGCGCCTGGAGGTCCTGCATGGCGGCTCCTGGGGCAGTGTCTGCGACGATGACTGGGACGTGGTGGACGCTAATGTGGTGTGTCGTCAGCTGGGCTGTGGTCTGGCGCTGCCGGTGCCTCGGCCCCTCGCCTTTGGCCAGGGTCGAGGCCCCATCCTGCTGGACAACGTTGAATGCCGAGGGCAGGAAGCTGCGCTGAGCGAGTGCGGCAGCAGAGGCTGGGGCGTCCACAACTGCTTTCACTATGAGGATGTGGCTGTCTTGTGCGATG AATTCTTGCCCACGCAGACCCCAACAAGGAAAGTGTTAACCAGTAAGGCACCCTCTACAACTTCCCAGAATGGGAAAG GTGAGGGCAGCGTGCGCCTGGTGGGGGGCGCGGGCCCGTGTCAGGGCCGAGTGGAGATCCTCCATGGCGGCCTGTGGGGCACCGTGTGTGACGACGACTGGGGGCTACCGGACGCGGCCGTAGTCTGCCGCCAGCTGGGCTGCGGGGCCGCTCTGGCCGCCACCACCAACGCCTTCTTCGGCTATGGCACGGGGCACATCCTGCTGGACAACGTGCACTGCGAGGGCGGCGAGCCCCGCTTGGCCGCCTGCCTGAGCCTGGGCTGGGGCGTGCACAACTGCGGCCACCATGAGGACGCCGGCGCGCTCTGCGCAG TCCTGGGCCTCCCGACTCTCGCAGCACTGCCACCCTCAGCCACCAGAGAGGACTGGGCCTGGCACACACAGCCAGAGG CTACAGGAGTTGGTGCCCTGCCTTCCAGGGAGACGGCACTGTTCACCACACCTGCCTGGGCCATGGGGAAGaaaa GCAGGCGGCTGCGGCTGGTGGGCGGCCCGGGCCCGTGCCGCGGCCGCGTGGAGGTGATGTACGCCGGGGGCTGGGGCACCGTCTGCGACGATGACTGGGACTTCGCGGATGCGCGCGTGGCATGCCGCGAGGCGGGCTGCGGGCCTGCGCTGGGCGCCACAGGCCTGGGCCACTTCGGCTACGGCCGCGGCCCTGTGCTGCTGGACAACGTGGGCTGCACCGGCACGGAGGCCCGCCTGAGCGACTGCTTCCACCTGGGCTGGGGCCAGCACAACTGCGGCCACCACGAGGATGCGGGCGCGCTCTGCTCAG GCCCAGAGGAGCTAGTACTGCAAGTCCAGCAGGACGGTTCTGAGACCACCTGGGTGCCCACTCCTCGGCCCAGAGACG ACAGGaacaactga
- the SSC4D gene encoding scavenger receptor cysteine-rich domain-containing group B protein isoform X1 has protein sequence MGPSERSSTSWTPKEAEMCIGSQLDEKSRGWRPGDGSITPPLPPALSFLFLLPLASALQLTPLPFPELRLVGGPSRCQGRLEVLHGGSWGSVCDDDWDVVDANVVCRQLGCGLALPVPRPLAFGQGRGPILLDNVECRGQEAALSECGSRGWGVHNCFHYEDVAVLCDEFLPTQTPTRKVLTSKAPSTTSQNGKGEGSVRLVGGAGPCQGRVEILHGGLWGTVCDDDWGLPDAAVVCRQLGCGAALAATTNAFFGYGTGHILLDNVHCEGGEPRLAACLSLGWGVHNCGHHEDAGALCAVLGLPTLAALPPSATREDWAWHTQPEATGVGALPSRETALFTTPAWAMGKKSRRLRLVGGPGPCRGRVEVMYAGGWGTVCDDDWDFADARVACREAGCGPALGATGLGHFGYGRGPVLLDNVGCTGTEARLSDCFHLGWGQHNCGHHEDAGALCSGPEELVLQVQQDGSETTWVPTPRPRDGHLRLANGAHRCEGRVELFLGQRWGTVCDDAWDLRAASVLCRQLGCGQALAAPGEAHFGPGRGPILLDNVKCRGDESALLLCSHIRWDAHNCDHSEDASVLCRPL, from the exons ATGGGACCATCTGAAAGGTCGTCCACCAGCTGGACGCCAAAGGAAGCAGAGATGTGCATTGGTTCCCAGCTGGATGAGAAGAGCAGGGGGTGGAGGCCAGGAGACGGGAGcatcacccctcccctccccccagccctctccttcctctttctcttgccGCTGG CCAGCGCCCTACAGCTTACTCCACTGCCCTTTCCAG AGCTAAGGCTGGTGGGGGGCCCGAGCCGGTGCCAGGGGCGCCTGGAGGTCCTGCATGGCGGCTCCTGGGGCAGTGTCTGCGACGATGACTGGGACGTGGTGGACGCTAATGTGGTGTGTCGTCAGCTGGGCTGTGGTCTGGCGCTGCCGGTGCCTCGGCCCCTCGCCTTTGGCCAGGGTCGAGGCCCCATCCTGCTGGACAACGTTGAATGCCGAGGGCAGGAAGCTGCGCTGAGCGAGTGCGGCAGCAGAGGCTGGGGCGTCCACAACTGCTTTCACTATGAGGATGTGGCTGTCTTGTGCGATG AATTCTTGCCCACGCAGACCCCAACAAGGAAAGTGTTAACCAGTAAGGCACCCTCTACAACTTCCCAGAATGGGAAAG GTGAGGGCAGCGTGCGCCTGGTGGGGGGCGCGGGCCCGTGTCAGGGCCGAGTGGAGATCCTCCATGGCGGCCTGTGGGGCACCGTGTGTGACGACGACTGGGGGCTACCGGACGCGGCCGTAGTCTGCCGCCAGCTGGGCTGCGGGGCCGCTCTGGCCGCCACCACCAACGCCTTCTTCGGCTATGGCACGGGGCACATCCTGCTGGACAACGTGCACTGCGAGGGCGGCGAGCCCCGCTTGGCCGCCTGCCTGAGCCTGGGCTGGGGCGTGCACAACTGCGGCCACCATGAGGACGCCGGCGCGCTCTGCGCAG TCCTGGGCCTCCCGACTCTCGCAGCACTGCCACCCTCAGCCACCAGAGAGGACTGGGCCTGGCACACACAGCCAGAGG CTACAGGAGTTGGTGCCCTGCCTTCCAGGGAGACGGCACTGTTCACCACACCTGCCTGGGCCATGGGGAAGaaaa GCAGGCGGCTGCGGCTGGTGGGCGGCCCGGGCCCGTGCCGCGGCCGCGTGGAGGTGATGTACGCCGGGGGCTGGGGCACCGTCTGCGACGATGACTGGGACTTCGCGGATGCGCGCGTGGCATGCCGCGAGGCGGGCTGCGGGCCTGCGCTGGGCGCCACAGGCCTGGGCCACTTCGGCTACGGCCGCGGCCCTGTGCTGCTGGACAACGTGGGCTGCACCGGCACGGAGGCCCGCCTGAGCGACTGCTTCCACCTGGGCTGGGGCCAGCACAACTGCGGCCACCACGAGGATGCGGGCGCGCTCTGCTCAG GCCCAGAGGAGCTAGTACTGCAAGTCCAGCAGGACGGTTCTGAGACCACCTGGGTGCCCACTCCTCGGCCCAGAGACG GGCACCTACGCCTGGCCAATGGAGCCCACCGATGCGAGGGGCGTGTAGAACTTTTCCTAGGGCAGCGATGGGGCACTGTTTGTGATGATGCTTGGGACCTGCGGGCAGCCAGTGTCCTGTGCCGCCAGCTGGGCTGTGGCCAGGCCCTGGCAGCTCCTGGCGAGGCCCACTTTGGCCCAGGCCGAGGCCCCATCCTCCTGGACAATGTCAAGTGCCGTGGGGACGAGAGTGCCCTTCTGCTCTGCTCTCATATCCGCTGGGATGCCCACAACTGTGACCACAGCGAGGATGCCAGTGTCCTGTGCCGGCCATTGTGA